One Malania oleifera isolate guangnan ecotype guangnan chromosome 9, ASM2987363v1, whole genome shotgun sequence DNA segment encodes these proteins:
- the LOC131164851 gene encoding glutathione S-transferase T1, translating to MTLKIYADRMSQPSRAVLLFCKVNGIDFEEVRVHIAKGQQLSPEFESINPMRKLPVIFDGRFKLFESHAILIYIACSFPGVADHWYPADLFRRAKIHSVLDWHHSNLRFGAVTLVQNTALAPVLGRPLNLEAAAEAEKVLFKSLSKIESFWLKGDGRFLLGGSQPSIADLSLVCEIMQLEILDEKDRNRILGPYKKVQQWIVNTKNATRPHFDEVHAVLFKVKEKLQKQRLAGENIGTGSSQKKALPSKM from the exons ATGACTTTGAAAATATACGCCGATCGGATGTCCCAGCCAAGTCGTGCCGTTCTTCTCTTCTGCAA GGTGAACGGGATCGATTTTGAGGAGGTTAGGGTACATATTGCCAAGGGTCAGCAGCTGTCTCCTGAGTTTGAAA GCATAAACCCAATGCGGAAACTTCCGGTGATATTCGATGGGAGATTTAAGCTGTTCGAGAG TCATGCAATCCTCATCTATATTGCTTGCTCATTTCCTGGAGTTGCAGATCATTG GTATCCAGCTGATCTTTTTAGAAGAGCTAAGATCCACTCTGTGTTGGATTGGCATCACTCCAATTTACGCTTTGGTGCAG TAACATTGGTTCAAAATACTGCACTAGCGCCTGTGCTCGGCCGGCCTTTGAATCTAGAAGCAGCTGCTGAAGCAGAGAAGGTTTTGTTCAAGTCTCTTTCAAAAATTGAATCCTTTTGGCTAAAGGGGGATGGGCGCTTCTTGCTGGGTGGCTCTCAACCGTCCATTGCAGATCTCAGCCTAGTGTGTGAAATTATGCAGCTAGAG ATTTTGGATGAGAAGGATCGGAATAGAATATTAGGTCCATACAAGAAAGTTCAGCAATGGATTGTGAACACAAAAAATGCTACAAGACCTCATTTTGATGAAGTGCATGCAGTCCTCTTCAAGGTCAAAGAAAAACTACAAAAGCAGCGTTTGGCTGGAGAAAATATTGGGACTGGGTCTAGCCAGAAAAAAGCATTGCCTTCGAAGATGTGA